The following are from one region of the Candidatus Deferrimicrobium sp. genome:
- a CDS encoding pyruvoyl-dependent arginine decarboxylase, which produces MSVPTKIFFTKGVGRHREQLTSFELALRDAGIQKYNLVQVSSIFPPKCKIVKKEEGLKLLAPGEIVFVVMSRCCSDEPRRLVAASVGCALPSDRSVYGYLSEHHAFGQTEKVAGDYAEDLAAAMLASTLGVEFDEDKSWDEKREVWKISGKIYRSFNITQSAIVKDEYTTVLAAAVLVS; this is translated from the coding sequence ATGTCCGTTCCCACGAAGATCTTCTTCACCAAGGGGGTCGGCCGCCACCGGGAGCAGCTTACCTCGTTCGAGCTCGCGCTGCGGGACGCCGGGATCCAGAAGTACAATCTCGTCCAGGTGTCGAGCATCTTTCCGCCGAAATGCAAGATCGTGAAGAAGGAGGAGGGCTTGAAGCTCCTCGCCCCCGGCGAGATCGTCTTCGTGGTGATGAGCCGGTGCTGCAGCGACGAGCCGCGGCGGCTGGTCGCCGCCTCCGTCGGGTGTGCGCTCCCCTCGGACCGATCGGTGTACGGATACCTGAGCGAGCACCACGCTTTCGGACAGACCGAGAAGGTTGCGGGGGACTACGCGGAGGACCTGGCGGCGGCGATGCTGGCGTCGACGCTCGGAGTGGAATTCGACGAGGACAAGAGCTGGGACGAGAAGCGGGAGGTGTGGAAGATCAGCGGGAAGATCTACCGTTCCTTCAACATCACGCAATCGGCGATCGTCAAGGACGAGTACACCACGGTCCTGGCAGCGGCCGTGCTGGTCTCGTAA
- a CDS encoding beta-ketoacyl-ACP synthase III has product MRGARIIGTGRALPPRVVKNEELTRRMDTSDEWIVQRTGVRERRYVEPGTGSSHLGAEAASKAIANAGITVNDIDLIVFATLSPDHVFPGNGVLVQNQLGMRSVGALDVRDQCTGFVYGLSVAEAYVKGGFHDRVLVIGAEVQSTGLDFNTKGRDVAVIFGDGAGAAVVGPAEPGRGILSSHLHSEGKYAKELWVEAPSFLDNPWITHEMIDAGRHFPKMNGRYVFTHAVRRFPEVIREALEKNGLAIDDLSLLIPHQANLRITQAVGTALQLPEGKVYSNIERYGNTTAASIPIALDECVEQGRIREGDIVCLASFGSGFTWASTLLRW; this is encoded by the coding sequence ATGCGCGGAGCGCGGATCATCGGCACGGGACGGGCTCTTCCGCCGCGCGTGGTGAAGAACGAGGAGCTGACGCGCCGGATGGACACGTCGGACGAGTGGATCGTACAGCGGACCGGGGTCCGGGAGCGCAGGTACGTCGAACCGGGGACGGGCTCGTCCCACCTTGGCGCCGAAGCTGCGAGCAAGGCGATCGCGAACGCCGGGATCACGGTGAACGACATCGACCTGATCGTCTTCGCCACCCTCTCGCCGGATCACGTCTTCCCCGGGAACGGCGTCCTGGTCCAGAATCAGCTCGGGATGCGATCCGTGGGCGCCCTCGACGTGCGTGACCAGTGCACCGGCTTTGTCTACGGCCTCTCCGTGGCGGAGGCGTACGTCAAGGGCGGGTTCCACGACCGGGTCCTCGTGATCGGCGCCGAAGTGCAGAGCACCGGGCTCGACTTCAACACGAAGGGACGCGATGTGGCGGTAATCTTCGGGGACGGCGCGGGGGCGGCCGTCGTTGGCCCCGCGGAGCCGGGGAGGGGGATCCTCTCTTCCCACCTTCATTCCGAAGGGAAATACGCAAAGGAGCTGTGGGTCGAAGCGCCCAGCTTTCTCGACAATCCCTGGATTACCCACGAGATGATCGACGCGGGGAGGCATTTCCCGAAGATGAACGGCCGGTACGTCTTCACCCACGCGGTCCGGCGCTTCCCCGAGGTGATCCGGGAGGCCCTCGAAAAGAACGGCCTCGCCATCGATGACCTCTCACTGCTCATTCCCCACCAGGCGAACCTGCGCATTACCCAGGCGGTCGGGACCGCGCTTCAGCTGCCCGAGGGGAAGGTGTACTCCAACATCGAGCGGTACGGGAACACGACGGCGGCGTCGATCCCGATCGCTCTCGACGAGTGCGTCGAGCAGGGCCGGATCCGGGAGGGGGACATCGTCTGCCTCGCCTCGTTCGGTTCCGGATTCACCTGGGCCTCGACGCTCCTCCGCTGGTAG
- the rimI gene encoding ribosomal protein S18-alanine N-acetyltransferase, translated as MGPSDLDGVMEIEKVSFPTPWSREMFIEDFHRDFSDTLVAAGPGDEILGYAVCWTIAGESHLLNIAVHPARRGQGIGRALLIECIRRAARAGASVIYLEVRAGNVAAQRLYRSMGFEFRGIRKGYYTDTAEDAVIFDREVRKSDAAG; from the coding sequence ATGGGTCCGTCGGACCTCGACGGCGTGATGGAGATCGAGAAGGTCTCCTTTCCAACGCCATGGTCCCGGGAGATGTTCATCGAGGATTTTCATCGCGACTTCTCCGATACCCTCGTCGCGGCGGGGCCGGGTGATGAGATTCTCGGATACGCCGTCTGCTGGACCATCGCGGGGGAGTCCCACCTGTTGAACATCGCGGTGCATCCGGCGCGGCGAGGGCAGGGGATCGGCCGGGCTCTCCTGATCGAGTGCATCCGCCGCGCGGCGCGGGCTGGGGCCTCGGTGATCTACCTCGAGGTGCGCGCCGGGAACGTTGCCGCGCAGAGGCTCTACCGTTCAATGGGGTTCGAGTTCCGGGGGATCCGGAAGGGGTATTACACCGACACGGCGGAGGATGCGGTCATCTTCGACCGGGAGGTACGGAAAAGCGATGCCGCAGGGTAG
- a CDS encoding dihydroorotate dehydrogenase electron transfer subunit — translation MPQGSPRFVHGKILHNTGSGIFYRMEVAIPERVEFVPGQFAMVSGWPGNDPLLPRPLAIFRSGGVRGKGTVEFVYKVVGRGTALLSGLHAGDPLALTLPLGHGFEFPGEDRSWWLVGGGVGFSSVFPAAAALDEQRADFEIFLGARTRDQLPPAEWIPGGAVPGRVHLCTDDGTAGFFGSAAAALRDRIDRRKPAGTARVAILACGPREMLKAVAELALPLDIRVQVSLESSMACGFGVCWGCVTAVRDGDKSGYRRVCREGPVFDAKEVVW, via the coding sequence ATGCCGCAGGGTAGCCCCCGGTTCGTCCATGGGAAGATCCTTCACAACACCGGCAGCGGTATCTTCTACCGGATGGAGGTGGCGATCCCGGAACGGGTCGAGTTCGTCCCCGGTCAGTTCGCGATGGTCTCGGGGTGGCCGGGGAACGATCCGCTGCTGCCGCGGCCTCTTGCGATCTTCCGCTCCGGCGGCGTTCGGGGAAAAGGGACCGTCGAGTTCGTGTACAAGGTCGTCGGTCGCGGGACGGCTCTTCTGTCGGGTCTCCACGCTGGCGATCCCCTCGCCCTGACGCTGCCGCTCGGGCACGGGTTCGAGTTCCCCGGAGAGGACCGTTCGTGGTGGCTGGTGGGGGGCGGCGTCGGTTTCTCCAGCGTCTTCCCGGCCGCCGCAGCGCTCGACGAGCAACGTGCCGACTTCGAGATCTTCCTCGGGGCGCGCACCCGGGACCAGCTACCCCCGGCGGAGTGGATCCCCGGCGGCGCCGTCCCGGGCCGGGTGCACCTGTGCACCGACGACGGGACGGCGGGTTTCTTCGGGTCCGCCGCCGCGGCCCTCCGGGATCGGATCGATCGACGGAAACCGGCCGGGACGGCGCGCGTCGCGATCCTCGCGTGCGGGCCCCGCGAGATGCTGAAGGCCGTCGCGGAACTCGCCCTTCCCCTCGACATCCGTGTCCAGGTGTCCCTCGAAAGCTCGATGGCGTGCGGCTTCGGAGTCTGCTGGGGGTGTGTCACGGCGGTTCGGGACGGTGACAAGTCGGGGTACCGCAGGGTCTGCAGGGAAGGACCGGTCTTCGACGCGAAGGAGGTTGTCTGGTGA